Proteins from a genomic interval of Arthrobacter sp. CAN_C5:
- a CDS encoding TerC family protein codes for MDVPFWMWAAVLSFIVVMLAVDLLAHRKAHVIGVREAAVWSCVWVAFGVAFGVLVWMNWGAEFGQQYFAGYLIEKSLSVDNVFVWAIIFSYFAVPREFQHRVLFLGVLGALVFRAIFIAAGAVLIQNFAWILYVFAAFLLYTGYRMIRQRNDHLNPEQSLVLRGFRRFIPMTEAYHGQKLLVRRNGVLLATPLLAVLVLIEFTDVVFAVDSIPAIFAVTDEVFLVFTANAFAILGLRAMYFLLADLIHRFIYLKVGLALVLIWVGIKMLLKIDLFYIPTAVSLAVVATIITVSVVASLRATRGQGRKSIPQPTDPPFRVATDEENIELEPVWKRRRTKAHTRQQSDAADTDGESETKGVVEADREVSTKDGGSR; via the coding sequence ATGGATGTCCCATTCTGGATGTGGGCCGCGGTGCTTAGCTTCATCGTGGTGATGCTCGCCGTTGACCTCTTGGCTCACCGCAAAGCTCATGTCATTGGCGTGCGGGAAGCGGCCGTCTGGTCCTGTGTGTGGGTGGCTTTCGGAGTCGCGTTCGGCGTGCTGGTGTGGATGAACTGGGGTGCCGAATTCGGCCAGCAGTATTTCGCCGGTTACCTCATCGAAAAGTCCCTCTCGGTAGACAATGTGTTCGTTTGGGCCATCATTTTCAGCTACTTCGCGGTCCCTCGGGAGTTCCAGCACCGGGTGTTGTTCCTAGGCGTGTTGGGAGCACTGGTATTCCGCGCTATTTTCATCGCCGCCGGCGCCGTCCTCATCCAGAACTTCGCCTGGATCCTGTACGTCTTTGCCGCCTTCCTGCTCTACACCGGGTATCGGATGATCCGGCAGCGAAATGACCACTTGAACCCCGAACAATCGCTGGTGCTGCGCGGGTTCCGCCGCTTCATACCGATGACCGAGGCGTACCACGGACAAAAGTTGCTGGTACGGCGTAACGGTGTACTCCTGGCCACCCCACTGTTGGCGGTGCTGGTGTTGATTGAGTTCACCGATGTGGTCTTTGCCGTCGACTCGATCCCGGCAATCTTCGCAGTGACCGACGAAGTGTTCCTTGTCTTCACCGCTAACGCCTTCGCGATTCTGGGCCTTCGCGCCATGTACTTTTTGTTGGCGGACCTGATACACCGATTCATCTACTTGAAAGTCGGATTGGCCCTGGTGCTCATCTGGGTCGGAATCAAGATGCTCCTGAAGATCGATCTTTTTTACATCCCCACGGCTGTCTCGTTGGCCGTGGTTGCAACGATCATCACGGTTTCCGTCGTCGCCAGCCTGCGCGCTACCCGCGGTCAAGGACGCAAATCCATCCCCCAGCCCACGGACCCGCCCTTCCGGGTTGCCACCGACGAAGAGAACATCGAGCTGGAACCGGTATGGAAGCGTCGCCGGACCAAAGCGCACACCCGCCAGCAATCCGATGCCGCAGATACGGATGGTGAGAGTGAGACCAAGGGCGTCGTCGAAGCTGACCGCGAAGTGTCAACCAAGGACGGAGGTTCGCGATGA
- a CDS encoding winged helix-turn-helix domain-containing protein produces the protein MVATFHRPPWTFLTNHGHVLITVASNPDMLVQDIAETVGITPRGTLHILADLEESGYLNRTKSGRRTHYTVKRHQHFRHPSIAHQEIDALLNLLAPTDGDSRKETP, from the coding sequence GTGGTTGCTACCTTTCACCGTCCACCCTGGACGTTCCTGACGAACCACGGCCACGTTCTGATCACCGTCGCCAGCAATCCGGACATGTTAGTGCAAGACATCGCCGAGACGGTTGGGATCACCCCGCGGGGAACGCTTCACATCCTCGCGGACCTCGAAGAAAGTGGATACCTCAACCGCACCAAGTCAGGACGGCGGACCCACTACACAGTGAAAAGGCACCAACATTTTCGCCACCCCTCCATCGCGCACCAAGAGATTGATGCACTGCTGAACCTTCTGGCGCCCACCGACGGAGACTCCCGAAAGGAGACACCGTGA
- a CDS encoding dTMP kinase, translating to MIIVLTGVDGAGKTTAGKLLAERLSSAAYPAVFTTNRSGRRSITSWCNRWNIHPPGILLDAIETGIRCVNVVISHLRARSSSRLVIMDRYLYCQLALRRVQGLRPGWLLPTLLKFLPAPDIVFYFAVHADTAHARVSSRAADTETLEHLDMFDNAYRALQAFPSFIVIDANRFPEQVVDDILQELGVCGLGLQP from the coding sequence ATGATAATTGTGCTCACCGGGGTTGATGGTGCAGGGAAAACAACGGCAGGGAAACTACTTGCCGAACGACTCTCCTCGGCGGCCTATCCCGCGGTCTTCACCACCAACCGGTCCGGACGACGCAGCATCACCTCATGGTGCAACCGTTGGAACATTCACCCACCTGGGATACTGCTTGATGCGATAGAAACCGGTATACGCTGCGTAAACGTGGTTATCTCGCACTTACGCGCAAGGAGCAGTTCTCGGTTGGTCATTATGGACCGTTACCTTTACTGTCAGCTCGCGCTGAGGCGGGTACAAGGCCTACGCCCGGGCTGGTTGCTGCCTACACTTCTCAAATTTCTTCCCGCCCCAGATATTGTCTTCTATTTTGCTGTCCACGCCGACACCGCCCACGCCAGGGTGAGTAGCCGGGCCGCGGATACTGAAACACTCGAGCACCTCGATATGTTCGACAACGCCTACCGGGCACTTCAAGCATTTCCGTCCTTCATCGTCATCGACGCGAACCGTTTCCCCGAGCAAGTCGTAGACGACATTCTGCAAGAACTCGGGGTATGCGGTCTGGGACTACAACCATGA
- a CDS encoding succinate dehydrogenase hydrophobic membrane anchor subunit: MSSSHRTPISSYRHRPLASSNFELMAWLFMRWSGALLLILIFVHLFVNLVLGEGIQQIDFAFVAGKWANPFWQWFDLIMLWLAMLHGTNGLRVIINDYTGAARTRLVLKTLLAICTATIIVLGTLVIFTFDPCPTNAPAETLPTFCPEATS, translated from the coding sequence ATGAGCTCCTCCCACCGCACTCCCATCAGCTCCTACCGCCACCGACCGCTCGCAAGTAGCAACTTTGAACTCATGGCCTGGCTGTTCATGCGGTGGTCCGGTGCGCTGCTCCTGATCCTGATCTTCGTTCACCTCTTCGTCAACCTCGTTCTCGGCGAGGGTATCCAACAAATTGACTTCGCCTTCGTCGCAGGGAAATGGGCCAACCCCTTCTGGCAGTGGTTCGACCTCATCATGCTTTGGCTCGCCATGCTTCACGGCACCAACGGCCTCCGCGTGATCATCAACGACTACACGGGCGCAGCCCGAACGCGCCTCGTGCTGAAAACCCTCCTGGCCATCTGCACAGCAACCATCATCGTGCTCGGAACACTCGTTATCTTCACCTTCGACCCCTGCCCCACTAACGCTCCCGCAGAAACACTCCCCACGTTCTGCCCAGAAGCGACGAGCTGA
- a CDS encoding HAD-IC family P-type ATPase yields the protein MAAKSAASAPSSVGPPLWHAMSPDEVFAGLSSGPQGLGSSEAARRLAELGANELSFANVSPWWRVLLRQFISPLIGILLVAAVVTLVQEHWVDAGAIFLILCINASLGFFQERKAEDAVRALQSLSSPTCRVLRDGAEQVVPGRDVVLGDVVLLESGERVSADLRLFAVNGLQVDESMLTGESFASSKQTAALPAETGDADKSNVAFSGTFVGNGRGRGVVIATGAGTALGEINALVQGPTGKSPLQLLTHSLERRIGMIVLAAIVFIFIAGLVLGNDVSTMFRTAVGLAVASIPESLPIVLTVALSLGVSRMARRNAIVRTLPAVETLGSTNVIGSDKTGTLTENRLTVERIWTFDGILDVSGDEGDGASMDPPLIRAVLRAGALTNEATLSAEDEGLEYSGDAVDAAMARIAVVRAAISEAERIAEPAAHQPYEPHLRYSQTVVQDADGRRVLYVKGSPEAVLDGAVDMAAPDGTAPLDPNRVHAANETMGREGLRVIATGTRVLADNEEVSSPLLPPTGLTFLGMEGMTDPPRAGVADAIGRCRRAGIKVMMITGDHPVTATAIAGRLGLSTDRPALTGAEMAALDDHMLAARLEQTSVAARVSPVEKLRIVRVLQAKGKVVAVTGDGVNDAPALKAAAIGVAMGKSGTDVARESSDVVLTDDNFVTIVHAVEEGRVTFSAVRKTTFFLLSTGAAALVAVTLSVFAETPLLFLPVQMLWMNVVTNGAQDIALTFEPAEGDELTRPPRAPSEGVLSRTLWFRAGITGCWMALAVTLTFVVALHNGYTETHARTFALTMFVVLTFFQVHSSRAENKSIFQLRLLANKPLLFTSLAAQTLHWAVQTWPVSADLLGLTPLHPWEWLLCVGVGSTVLVIVEAEKGVRRWAHRHDAPMF from the coding sequence ATGGCAGCCAAGTCCGCGGCCTCCGCGCCGAGCTCAGTTGGGCCGCCCTTATGGCATGCGATGAGTCCTGATGAGGTTTTCGCGGGTTTGTCCTCGGGCCCGCAAGGGCTCGGCAGTTCCGAAGCTGCTCGCCGACTGGCGGAACTGGGCGCGAATGAGTTGAGCTTTGCCAACGTGAGCCCCTGGTGGCGGGTGCTTCTTCGCCAGTTCATCAGCCCGCTGATCGGTATCCTGCTGGTGGCTGCAGTGGTGACGCTGGTCCAGGAGCACTGGGTGGACGCTGGCGCGATTTTCCTGATTTTATGCATCAACGCAAGCTTGGGATTTTTTCAGGAGCGAAAAGCCGAGGATGCGGTGCGCGCACTCCAATCGTTGTCTAGCCCGACGTGCCGGGTACTCAGAGATGGCGCCGAACAAGTGGTTCCGGGGCGCGACGTCGTTCTTGGCGACGTGGTGCTGTTGGAGAGCGGAGAAAGGGTGTCAGCCGACCTGCGACTCTTCGCGGTCAATGGCTTACAAGTGGATGAGTCGATGCTGACGGGGGAGTCTTTTGCGTCGTCTAAGCAAACAGCTGCTTTGCCAGCAGAAACTGGTGATGCAGATAAATCGAACGTGGCATTTAGCGGAACGTTCGTGGGGAACGGCAGGGGCAGAGGTGTTGTGATTGCGACGGGGGCAGGAACCGCGTTGGGGGAGATCAATGCCCTTGTTCAAGGGCCGACCGGGAAATCACCGCTGCAGTTGCTTACTCACAGCTTGGAGCGGCGCATCGGGATGATCGTCCTGGCTGCCATCGTCTTCATTTTTATTGCTGGGCTGGTGCTTGGCAATGATGTCTCCACAATGTTCCGCACCGCCGTCGGGTTGGCGGTGGCTAGCATTCCCGAGTCCTTGCCGATCGTCCTGACGGTGGCCCTGAGCCTGGGGGTGTCACGAATGGCTCGACGGAACGCGATCGTGCGTACCCTTCCTGCTGTTGAGACGTTGGGGTCCACAAATGTCATTGGCTCGGACAAAACCGGGACGCTCACTGAAAACCGCCTGACCGTGGAGAGAATCTGGACTTTCGACGGGATCTTGGACGTTTCCGGCGATGAGGGCGACGGCGCATCAATGGACCCGCCGTTGATTCGCGCTGTTCTGCGGGCCGGCGCGCTGACAAATGAGGCGACACTCTCTGCCGAGGACGAAGGCCTCGAATACTCAGGCGATGCGGTAGACGCTGCGATGGCCCGGATTGCTGTGGTCCGGGCCGCTATCAGCGAAGCGGAGCGCATAGCCGAACCGGCGGCTCATCAACCCTATGAGCCTCATCTGCGTTATTCGCAGACCGTCGTACAGGATGCTGACGGGCGTCGCGTCCTGTACGTGAAGGGGTCCCCGGAAGCGGTCCTGGATGGGGCTGTTGACATGGCGGCACCCGATGGCACAGCACCTCTAGATCCGAACCGAGTCCATGCGGCGAACGAGACGATGGGCCGCGAAGGACTACGCGTTATCGCTACTGGAACCCGAGTGCTTGCCGACAACGAGGAAGTGTCTTCACCGCTGCTGCCACCGACCGGCCTGACATTTCTAGGTATGGAGGGAATGACCGATCCGCCGCGGGCCGGAGTAGCTGATGCCATAGGGAGATGTAGGCGGGCCGGGATCAAGGTCATGATGATTACCGGAGACCATCCTGTGACCGCGACAGCCATCGCCGGTAGGCTCGGCCTCTCGACGGATAGGCCAGCACTAACCGGCGCCGAAATGGCGGCCCTAGATGACCATATGCTTGCCGCTCGCCTGGAGCAGACGTCCGTGGCAGCACGGGTTTCGCCTGTGGAGAAGCTCAGAATAGTGCGTGTGCTGCAGGCAAAGGGGAAAGTCGTTGCCGTCACGGGTGATGGGGTCAACGATGCCCCAGCCCTGAAGGCGGCCGCCATTGGCGTAGCGATGGGTAAGTCCGGAACAGACGTCGCCCGAGAATCATCCGACGTCGTGCTGACCGACGATAACTTTGTCACGATTGTGCACGCCGTGGAAGAAGGTAGAGTCACGTTCTCGGCCGTCCGTAAGACTACTTTTTTCCTTCTCTCCACTGGTGCCGCGGCTCTAGTAGCAGTGACGTTAAGCGTCTTCGCTGAGACGCCCCTGCTGTTCCTGCCGGTCCAGATGTTATGGATGAACGTCGTCACGAATGGCGCACAGGACATCGCTCTGACCTTCGAACCGGCAGAAGGTGATGAGCTTACTCGTCCGCCCCGCGCGCCATCCGAGGGCGTACTCTCGCGCACGCTGTGGTTCCGGGCCGGAATCACCGGCTGCTGGATGGCATTGGCTGTGACGTTGACTTTCGTCGTTGCTCTGCACAATGGGTATACAGAGACCCATGCGCGCACGTTTGCCCTGACCATGTTCGTGGTGCTCACTTTCTTCCAGGTCCACAGTTCCCGGGCTGAGAACAAGTCGATCTTCCAGCTTCGGTTGCTCGCCAACAAACCTCTCCTTTTCACCTCCCTGGCCGCCCAGACACTGCACTGGGCCGTCCAGACCTGGCCGGTCTCGGCAGACCTTCTTGGGCTTACGCCTTTGCATCCGTGGGAATGGCTTCTCTGTGTCGGCGTCGGCTCAACGGTGCTGGTTATCGTGGAGGCAGAAAAGGGTGTCCGACGCTGGGCACACAGACACGACGCACCAATGTTTTGA
- a CDS encoding IS3 family transposase (programmed frameshift) — protein sequence MSNSGPRAGGPRPRRSFTPAQKLAHLAAYQQACDDGSGGGAYLRREGIYSSQITEWRKLRDAGVLEGRKPGEKIGKLTAEQAEIARLRRQLEVNERTLARTRAALDIMGKARQLLEENLRKRGAAAVVQETLMGVYAELTGAHIPTREAAVLAGIPRATATRSPRIPQAGPMPVSVPANKLDPDERAGILAAVNSARFVDLAPVQIYAQLLDEGTYLCSISTIYRILTENKQVKERRRQARHPPRTVPELTAAGPGQVYSWDITKLAGPVRGKYFDAYVMLDIYSRYIVGAYVHAHESGELAVEMMKEIFGIHGIPEIVHADRGTSMTSKTVAVLLSDLEVTRSHSRPRVSNDNPYSEAWFKTLKFAPVFPERFGSLADARAFMATFVEGYNHSHRHTGIGLNTPADVHYGLAATKATERSITLAAARQKNPERFSTETDPKILTVPGAAWINKPSQETQTEAAA from the exons ATGAGTAATTCTGGCCCTCGTGCCGGCGGTCCAAGGCCTCGAAGGTCGTTTACCCCGGCGCAGAAACTAGCCCATCTGGCCGCTTACCAACAGGCCTGTGACGATGGCTCCGGAGGCGGGGCGTACCTTCGTCGTGAGGGCATCTATTCCTCCCAGATCACTGAGTGGCGCAAACTCCGTGATGCAGGTGTGCTCGAGGGTAGGAAGCCCGGGGAGAAGATCGGCAAGCTTACCGCTGAGCAGGCCGAAATCGCCCGTCTACGCCGGCAACTGGAGGTGAATGAACGCACGCTGGCACGGACTCGGGCAGCGTTGGACATCATGGGAAAAGCACGGCAGCTTTTGGAGGAAA ATCTCCGAAAGCGAGGAGCAGCAGCAGTGGTACAGGAAACCCTGATGGGGGTTTATGCCGAACTCACAGGTGCGCATATCCCCACGCGGGAAGCGGCGGTCTTGGCCGGGATACCGCGGGCGACCGCAACCCGCAGCCCGCGGATCCCGCAGGCCGGGCCGATGCCCGTGTCTGTCCCGGCAAACAAGCTCGACCCGGACGAACGCGCCGGTATCCTCGCTGCCGTGAACTCTGCCCGCTTCGTGGATCTAGCCCCGGTCCAGATCTACGCGCAGCTGCTGGACGAGGGGACCTACCTGTGCTCAATCTCAACGATCTACCGGATATTGACTGAGAATAAGCAGGTCAAAGAGCGCCGCCGGCAGGCACGCCATCCGCCCAGGACCGTTCCGGAATTGACAGCGGCTGGCCCCGGGCAGGTCTACAGCTGGGACATTACCAAGCTTGCCGGCCCGGTCAGGGGTAAGTACTTCGATGCCTACGTGATGCTCGATATTTACTCCCGCTACATCGTGGGCGCATACGTCCATGCCCACGAATCCGGGGAGTTGGCGGTGGAGATGATGAAGGAAATCTTCGGTATCCACGGCATCCCGGAAATCGTGCACGCGGACCGCGGGACTTCTATGACGTCCAAGACCGTAGCTGTACTGCTCTCCGATCTGGAAGTCACCAGGTCACACTCCAGGCCCCGCGTATCCAATGACAACCCCTACAGCGAGGCGTGGTTCAAGACCTTGAAATTCGCTCCCGTGTTCCCTGAACGATTCGGCTCCCTGGCCGATGCGAGGGCCTTCATGGCGACTTTTGTCGAAGGATACAACCACAGCCACCGCCATACCGGAATCGGACTAAACACCCCGGCAGACGTCCACTACGGTCTTGCCGCGACGAAGGCCACCGAACGCTCCATCACTTTGGCCGCCGCACGGCAGAAGAATCCCGAACGATTCAGCACCGAAACGGACCCAAAAATACTCACCGTCCCCGGCGCGGCATGGATCAACAAACCATCCCAGGAAACCCAGACAGAAGCAGCCGCCTAA
- a CDS encoding carboxypeptidase regulatory-like domain-containing protein gives MGSVSRWRTALVGLVATAVALGTGLPSVAANTGGSISGTITAPAGSSLVGINISVVEEDSYFYGHAMPQDDDGSFTVQGLRPGQYTVYVSDAFGNLVSEYYGDAFAVSDAELVSVGNGQTTGVDLELATGATIQGSVTGKGDSRLIVSAYDTADYPQYASYAEVQPDGSYALAGLAPGREYKLQFSMMVHSSLVIAPTWYGGGTSFTTAESILIDNPIETAESLPLAESGTIALNIEGKADVEMTCVFAYPATGRTELPVRARPQTGEPCGYSPDAVAMEIALGNTPELEFRGLPEGSYRLYLSEPFPPRGSNLRPLTRAGQWISGAILKSNAAVVTVQAGQTSEAPAVTYFPAKSFTDVPTGLLFHDEISWLASSGVTTGWTGPNGTNTYRPVTPIARDAMAAFVYRLAGSPDYDAPKESPFIDVSTESMYYKEIAWLESTGISAGWTNGNGDKAFRPLSPIARDAMAAFLYRFAGEPDTDPQTQSPFADISVEQEHFEAIAWLASTGISTGWTEPDGQKTYRALDPVNRDAMAAFMFRYAEMVNEQP, from the coding sequence ATGGGGTCCGTATCTAGGTGGCGCACCGCCCTTGTCGGCCTAGTCGCCACCGCTGTGGCTTTGGGAACAGGGCTGCCGTCGGTCGCAGCCAATACAGGCGGCAGCATTTCCGGCACAATTACCGCCCCGGCCGGCAGCAGTCTCGTGGGAATCAATATCTCGGTTGTCGAAGAGGATTCCTATTTTTACGGCCACGCAATGCCCCAAGATGACGATGGATCGTTCACCGTCCAGGGGCTGCGCCCCGGCCAATACACCGTTTATGTCAGCGACGCGTTTGGGAACCTCGTTTCTGAGTACTACGGTGACGCGTTCGCTGTGTCGGATGCGGAACTCGTGAGCGTCGGTAATGGACAAACAACGGGCGTTGATCTCGAACTAGCCACCGGTGCCACCATCCAGGGATCGGTGACCGGCAAGGGCGATTCACGCCTCATCGTCTCCGCGTACGATACAGCCGATTATCCGCAATACGCCTCCTACGCGGAGGTGCAACCTGACGGAAGCTACGCGTTGGCAGGTCTCGCGCCCGGACGAGAGTACAAGCTCCAGTTCAGCATGATGGTTCACTCGTCCTTGGTCATTGCCCCCACATGGTACGGCGGAGGCACATCGTTCACCACGGCCGAAAGCATCCTGATCGACAATCCTATCGAGACCGCCGAAAGTCTGCCTCTGGCTGAAAGCGGGACTATTGCTCTGAACATAGAGGGGAAGGCTGACGTTGAGATGACCTGTGTCTTCGCCTATCCGGCCACCGGGCGGACTGAACTTCCTGTTCGAGCACGTCCACAGACAGGGGAACCCTGCGGCTACTCTCCCGACGCTGTAGCAATGGAGATTGCACTAGGAAACACCCCGGAGCTGGAGTTTCGAGGATTGCCCGAAGGTTCCTACCGCCTGTACCTGAGTGAGCCATTCCCGCCGAGGGGCAGCAATCTTCGGCCTCTCACCCGCGCAGGGCAATGGATTTCCGGAGCGATCCTCAAGTCCAATGCCGCAGTAGTAACGGTCCAGGCAGGCCAGACCAGCGAAGCCCCCGCCGTCACCTATTTCCCAGCCAAATCCTTTACCGATGTGCCGACGGGCCTGCTGTTCCATGACGAAATCTCGTGGCTCGCATCCTCCGGAGTAACCACAGGATGGACCGGGCCGAATGGAACCAACACCTACCGCCCGGTCACCCCGATTGCCCGCGACGCCATGGCAGCCTTCGTGTACCGGTTGGCAGGATCGCCGGACTACGACGCACCGAAGGAATCCCCGTTTATCGATGTCTCAACCGAGAGCATGTACTACAAGGAGATCGCCTGGCTCGAATCCACGGGAATCAGCGCCGGATGGACAAATGGAAACGGCGATAAAGCATTCCGCCCGCTCAGCCCCATCGCCCGCGACGCCATGGCCGCGTTCCTCTACCGGTTCGCTGGCGAACCAGACACCGATCCGCAAACGCAGTCACCCTTTGCCGACATCAGCGTCGAACAGGAACACTTCGAAGCCATCGCCTGGCTCGCATCCACCGGCATCAGCACCGGCTGGACCGAACCTGACGGACAAAAGACCTACCGCGCGCTCGACCCAGTGAACCGCGACGCAATGGCAGCATTCATGTTCCGCTACGCCGAGATGGTGAACGAACAACCATAA
- a CDS encoding DUF4166 domain-containing protein encodes MTSIFREALGEDFQRLHPMLQKRFGVGVDFGYACIGSGTFGEVKRGAWWTVPFLRLGAFRNILFPDRGTNVPFTIWVWHSEMAPLRGLLAV; translated from the coding sequence ATGACTTCCATTTTTAGGGAGGCTTTGGGAGAGGACTTCCAGCGGCTGCATCCAATGCTGCAGAAGCGTTTCGGTGTCGGCGTGGATTTCGGCTACGCCTGTATCGGTTCCGGCACCTTCGGCGAAGTGAAACGCGGTGCATGGTGGACGGTTCCTTTTCTGCGCTTGGGCGCCTTTCGCAACATCCTTTTCCCGGACAGAGGAACGAACGTTCCTTTCACCATTTGGGTATGGCACTCTGAAATGGCCCCACTTAGGGGACTTTTAGCCGTTTGA
- the istA gene encoding IS21 family transposase, whose amino-acid sequence MKQFERIRLDARDKDMSVRELARVHGVHRRTVRAALAEATPPARKTPERKAPKLGPWEDTIRAWLTADQKSPRKQRHTARRIWQRLVDEHGVVVAESTVAHAVARIRRGLVDTQADVAVPQTHTPGGEAEVDFGEFQAVIGGVQAKLFMFVMRLSYSGRAAHVAYANQSQESFLDGHNTAFERFGGIPAKMIRYDNLKPAVTTVILGRERLENERFIALRSHYGFDSFFCLPGIDGAHEKGGVEGEVGRFRRRWLTPVPEFDTLAGLNAYMAGCDVKDDHRVITGRPVTVGAAAAEEAGMLRPLPADTFEAASTFSFKADHKSQVCVRQSYYSVPARYAGRRVSVRLGARTIEMFAEGARIASHVRAIHKYSYVLELDHYLEVLTRKPGALAGATALMAARASGAFTGAHQKYWDRARAALGDKAGTKALIEVLLMARTLPAAAVTGAMENAVRTGDFDPDHLAIDARASQSFHHVPAALPDEVSGRIRHLPDRWEPSLAGYDGLLAAAGSR is encoded by the coding sequence GTGAAGCAATTCGAGCGTATCCGCCTTGATGCGAGGGATAAAGATATGTCGGTCAGAGAGTTGGCACGGGTGCACGGCGTTCACCGCCGTACCGTCCGGGCCGCGTTGGCGGAGGCCACGCCGCCGGCACGGAAGACGCCGGAGCGGAAGGCTCCGAAGCTGGGGCCCTGGGAGGACACCATCCGGGCCTGGTTGACCGCGGACCAGAAGTCACCGCGCAAACAGCGCCACACGGCCCGCCGGATCTGGCAGCGGCTGGTCGATGAACACGGCGTCGTGGTTGCCGAGTCCACGGTCGCCCACGCTGTGGCCAGGATCCGCCGCGGGCTCGTCGACACGCAGGCTGACGTCGCGGTCCCGCAGACCCACACCCCGGGCGGGGAAGCCGAGGTCGATTTCGGCGAGTTCCAGGCCGTGATCGGCGGCGTGCAGGCGAAGCTGTTCATGTTCGTGATGCGGCTGTCCTACTCCGGACGCGCCGCGCATGTGGCCTACGCGAACCAGTCGCAGGAGTCCTTTCTGGACGGGCATAACACCGCGTTCGAACGCTTCGGCGGGATCCCGGCCAAAATGATCCGCTACGACAACCTCAAACCCGCTGTCACCACCGTGATCCTGGGCCGTGAACGGCTGGAAAACGAACGCTTCATCGCCCTGCGCTCCCATTACGGGTTCGACTCGTTCTTCTGCCTGCCCGGCATCGACGGCGCCCACGAAAAGGGCGGCGTCGAAGGTGAAGTCGGCAGGTTCCGCCGCCGCTGGCTGACCCCGGTTCCGGAGTTCGATACCCTGGCCGGGCTGAACGCGTATATGGCTGGCTGCGATGTCAAAGACGACCACCGCGTCATCACGGGCCGCCCCGTCACCGTCGGTGCCGCGGCAGCGGAGGAAGCCGGCATGCTTCGGCCGTTGCCGGCGGACACGTTCGAGGCCGCCTCGACGTTCTCGTTCAAGGCCGACCACAAGTCCCAGGTCTGCGTCCGCCAGTCCTACTACTCGGTCCCGGCCCGCTATGCCGGGCGCCGGGTCAGCGTCCGGCTCGGTGCCCGCACCATCGAGATGTTCGCCGAAGGCGCCCGGATCGCGTCCCACGTCCGGGCCATCCACAAGTATTCCTACGTCCTGGAACTGGACCACTACCTTGAGGTCCTCACCCGCAAACCCGGCGCCCTGGCCGGGGCAACAGCGCTGATGGCCGCCCGCGCCTCCGGGGCCTTCACCGGAGCCCACCAGAAATACTGGGACAGGGCCCGGGCCGCGCTCGGCGACAAGGCCGGCACGAAGGCCCTGATCGAGGTCCTGCTGATGGCCCGGACCCTGCCGGCCGCCGCGGTCACCGGCGCCATGGAGAACGCCGTGAGGACCGGGGACTTCGACCCCGATCATCTGGCCATCGACGCCCGTGCCAGCCAGAGCTTCCACCACGTCCCGGCGGCGCTACCTGATGAAGTTTCCGGACGGATCAGGCACCTGCCCGACCGCTGGGAGCCCTCGCTGGCCGGCTATGACGGGCTGCTGGCCGCGGCGGGCAGCCGATGA